In Dama dama isolate Ldn47 chromosome 26, ASM3311817v1, whole genome shotgun sequence, a single genomic region encodes these proteins:
- the DYNLT1 gene encoding dynein light chain Tctex-type 1, which yields MEDYQAAEETAFVVDEVSNIVKEAIESAIGGNAYQHSKVNQWTTNVVEQTLSQLTKLGKPFKYIVTCVIMQKNGAGLHTASSCFWDSSTDGSCTVRWENKTMYCIVSAFGLSI from the exons ATGGAAGACTACCAGGCCGCCGAGGAG ACTGCTTTTGTTGTTGATGAAGTGAGCAACATCGTAAAAGAG GCCATAGAGAGTGCCATCGGGGGCAACGCCTATCAGCACAGCAAAGTCAATCAGTGGACCACAAACGTGGTGGAACAGACCTTAAGCCAACTCACCAAGCTGGGGAAGCCATTTAAGTACATCG TGACCTGTGTGATCATGCAGAAGAACGGTGCGGGCCTGCACACAGCAAGCTCCTGCTTCTGGGACAGCTCCACCGACG GGAGCTGCACTGTGCGATGGGAGAACAAGACCATGTACTGCATCGTCAGCGCCTTCGGACTGTCCATCTGa